One stretch of Eupeodes corollae chromosome 2, idEupCoro1.1, whole genome shotgun sequence DNA includes these proteins:
- the LOC129945890 gene encoding protein THEM6, protein MSFLVLLLVLYIIWDVNYFIRVVFTVVAGRLFQKKRKITDKTTIYGICTSQDVDIFIRHMNNARYLRELDFARFHYYGLTGLYEEVKKLGGGAVQGASSVRYRRTIPIFHPYKIDTKLIWWDDKAIYLEQQFITVADGFVRAVALSKQCITNCSVNDVMKQFPEGKTAPAMPEELKLWLQAIEVSSDKLRKDK, encoded by the exons ATGTCATTCCTTGTGCTCCTATTGGTTCTATACATTATTTGGGATGTAAATTATTTCATAAGAGTCGTCTTCACTGTTGTTGCTGGCCGTTTATTCCAAAAGAAGCGAAAAATAACCGACAAAACCACAATTTATG GCATTTGTACATCTCAAGATGTTGACATCTTTATCCGCCACATGAACAACGCCAGATATCTGCGTGAACTTGATTTCGCCCGATTCCATTATTATGGCTTGACCGGGTTATATGAGGAGGTTAAGAAACTCGGTGGTGGAGCGGTTCAAGGTGCGTCCAGTGTTCGTTACAGGCGAACAATTCCAATCTTCCATCCATATAAAATCGATACGAAACTCATTTGGTGGGATGATAAGGCTATCTATTTGGAACAGCAGTTTATTACAGTGGCTGATGGTTTTGTAAGGGCTGTGGCACTATCCAAGCAGTGCATTACAAATTGTAGTGTCAATGATGTGATGAAGCAATTCCCAGAGGGCAAGACTGCACCAGCAATGCCAGAAGAGTTGAAATTATGGCTGCAAGCGATCGAGGTGTCAAGTGACAAGCTGAGGAAAGATAAATAA